One Xiphophorus maculatus strain JP 163 A chromosome 10, X_maculatus-5.0-male, whole genome shotgun sequence genomic region harbors:
- the LOC102223686 gene encoding FERM domain-containing protein 6-like isoform X2, translating to MRTKQMRHVSVLLPNKQHLDCSVRRRARGQEVMKTVLRSLGVGDLQVFGLALLRDNEYLFLDLEQKLRKYFGKTWSRNSLKVPFIVFLRVKFYLENGLLILSSKVQQLYYWELRQKVLQSQDHQQEALLFQLAASALQAEVGDLERGEGAEDEGGDEKKERVQYFLPEDYFPPWLINHRGRNFLLQHSPVLHGELRGTPRRRAILQFIKEASSLQDAALTFYRMKQGKNELRSSILLGVALDGVYIYQEVEGKQRVLFAFTWSEIDRFTFQGSRFEIAAVDSKLVYYTHSAFHSKHILKHLSDSHRFYVNSKDAACYIQQLEDMQTCQLHREAYICDMTHLRQRLRCYNLTGSASDCSNVETDTTWNKDGAEEEQSPLSEVTWLAEFLYGASVDGPLRLPSSTWAAVTMEMKQVLCKRVGAASRSFDSQ from the exons ATGAGGACGAAACAAATGAGACATGTCTCCGTTCTTCTGCCCAACAAACAGCATCTGGATTGTTCTGTCAGA AGGCGAGCCAGAGGCCAGGAAGTGATGAAAACGGTGCTGCGTTCGCTCGGTGTCGGCGATCTCCAAGTGTTTGGTCTGGCTCTTCTCAGAG ACAACGAATATCTTTTTCTGGATTTGGAACAAAAGCTGAggaaatattttggtaaaacaTGGAGCAGGAACTCCCTAAAG GTTCCATTCATCGTATTTCTCAGAGtgaagttttatttagaaaatgggCTGCTGATATT GAGCAGCAAGGTGCAGCAACTTTACTACTGGGAGCTGAGGCAGAAAGTGCTGCAATCCCAGGACCACCAACAGGAAGCTCTGCTATTCCAGCTGGCAGCTTCAGCGCTTCAGGCTGAAGTCGGAGATCTGGAACGTGGAGAAGGAGCTGAAGACGAGGGAGGAGatgagaaaaaagagagagtgcAATACTTTCTGCCAGAAGATTACTTTCCACCTTgg CTAATAAATCACAGAGGGAGAAACTTCCTTCTCCAACACAGTCCAGTGTTGCACGGTGAGCTGAGAGGGACGCCGCGCCGCCGAGCCATCCTGCAGTTCATAAAGGAGGCCAGCAGCCTGCAGGATGCAGCGCTGACTTTCTACAGGATGAAGCAG GGGAAAAATGAGCTGAGAAGTTCGATCCTTCTCGGCGTGGCGCTGGATGGAGTCTATATCTATCAG gaggTGGAAGGGAAGCAGCGTGTACTGTTTGCTTTTACCTGGTCTGAGATCGACCGGTTTACTTTCCAG GGCAGCAGGTTTGAAATAGCTGCAGTCGACTCAAAGCTGGTATATTACACCCACTCAGCCTTCCACTCAAAGCACATTTTGAAACACCTGAGCGACAGCCATCGCTTCTACGTGAACAGCAAGGACGCAGCTTGCTACATCCAGCAGCTGGAAGACATGCAAA CCTGTCAGCTCCACAGAGAGGCTTATATCTGTGACATGACACATTTAAGACAGAGACTCCGATGTTACAACCTCACTGGATCAGCGTCAGATTGCAGCAACGTGGAGACGGACACAACCTGGAACAAAGACGGAGCGGAGGAGGAGCAAAGTCCTCTATCAG AAGTGACCTGGCTAGCTGAGTTCTTATACGGTGCGTCTGTTGACGGACCGTTACGGCTCCCATCTTCCACCTGGGCAG CTGTGACCATGGAAATGAAGCAG GTTTTGTGTAAAAGAGTGGGTGCAGCCTCTCGCTCTTTTGACTCACAGTGA
- the ghdc gene encoding GH3 domain-containing protein, with amino-acid sequence MACSWISVAVPLCFAVFSAAVAINGQFLAMPPPLPTAAGVLSLAGMALLWRDVSSKVKGDKRTLGSLLSQYVAVKAVGWLGRQQRKKLEADTLKVKQIQEETLLKRLRKNADTFYGRKYDFRSIEDAAGFRARHPITTYGDYREFIERIAAGEEKVIIAEQPLILAMTSGTSGPSAMLLSTKDTNTDFFLQGVTVCLEALRKAFPESDSLQRTTKFFYTPTFRQSEAGISIGPNSSTPASSRYILNLYTTPAPAFEVPSEKDTLYLHLLFALKDPSVGTLESNFASTVFYAFTALQERWQELVEDVERGSISRALTLEPKVRSRLEALMKPDAERAAQLRAHFQEGFGGIAKRLWPHLNLVLAVDSGSNQIYGEMLREHYCRGVPFYSPFYAATEGLIGVNLWPQEPDRRYLLCPRSMFCEFLPESSLDEETPQTLLMEEVKEGENYELIITNTSGLFRYRIGDIVKVAGFHNQCPIVEFQYRRGQMLNVRGEKVSEALFLRALKNAVAQWPGAQLVDYSCAESGILGDSIGGSDPHYQVFIELKGVRNLTEEQRYKLDICLQKDSAVYRSFRIKGSIGPMRVQLVSEGAFKELQKKMMAYTSTSANTFKMHRVLRRKEYAEFLLGKTIS; translated from the exons ATGGCTTGCTCATGGATTAGCGTCGCAGTACCGCTTTGTTTTGCCGTTTTCTCCGCAGCTGTCGCCATTAATGGGCAATTCCTGG CCATGCCGCCCCCTCTGCCCACTGCCGCCGGCGTCCTCTCTTTGGCCGGGATGGCGCTGCTTTGGAGGGACGTTAGCTCGAAGGTGAAGGGTGATAAGCGGACGTTGGGCAGCCTGTTGAGCCAATATGTGGCGGTGAAGGCTGTGGGCTGGCTTGGCAGGCAGCAGCGAAAGAAACTAGAAGCCGATACGCTCAAGGTGAAGCAGATCCAGGAGGAGACGCTGCTGAAGAGACTCCGGAAAAATGCGGACACTTTCTATGGAAGAAAGTATGACTTCCGCTCTATTGAAg ACGCTGCTGGTTTCCGAGCCCGTCACCCCATCACCACGTACGGCGACTACCGGGAGTTTATCGAACGCATTGCAGCTGGAGAAGAGAAGGTAATTATTGCTGAGCAGCCGCTGATTCTGGCCATGACCTCTGGGACGTCGGGACCGAGCGCCATGTTGCTCAGCACCAAGGACACAAACACAGACTTCTTCCTGCAG GGGGTGACTGTTTGTCTAGAAGCCCTGCGGAAGGCTTTTCCCGAGTCCGACAGCCTTCAGCGCACCACCAAATTCTTCTACACTCCCACATTTcgccaatcagaggcaggaatTTCTATCGGACCTAATTCCTCCACACCCGCCTCGTCTCGCTACATCCTCAACCTCTATACGACTCCAGCTCCTGCCTTTGAG GTTCCCAGTGAGAAGGACACTTTATACCTGCACCTACTGTTTGCGCTGAAAGATCCCAGTGTGGGAACGTTGGAGTCCAACTTTGCTTCTACAGTCTTCTATGCTTTCACTGCTCTTCAG GAGCGCTGGCAGGAGCTGGTGGAGGACGTGGAGCGAGGGTCGATCAGCAGGGCCTTGACTCTGGAGCCCAAAGTGAGGAGCAGACTGGAGGCTCTAATGAAGCCAGATGCAGAGAGGGCTGCCCAGCTGAGGGCCCACTTCCAGGAGGGCTTTGGGGGGATTGCCAAGCGCCTGTGGCCTCACCTGAACCTGGTGCTGGCAGTGGACTCTGGCTCCAATCAGATCTACGGGGAAATGTTGAGGGAGCATTACTGCAGAGGAGTGCCTTTCTATTCACCCTTCTACGCTGCTACGGAGG GTCTGATAGGGGTGAACTTGTGGCCTCAGGAACCAGACAGACGCTACCTGCTTTGTCCGCGCTCCATGTTCTGTGAGTTCCTGCCGGAAAGCAGCCTGGATGAAGAAACCCCCCAAACTCTGCTgatggaggaggtgaaggaagGAGAAAACTACGAACTCATCATCACCAACACTTCAGGCCTTTTCAG ATATCGTATCGGAGACATTGTGAAAGTCGCTGGATTTCATAACCAGTGTCCAATTGTGGAGTTTCAGTACAG ACGAGGTCAGATGCTCAACGTTCGAGGAGAGAAAGTCTCTGAGGCGCTGTTCCTCAGAGCGTTGAAGAACGCCGTCGCTCAGTGGCCCGGAGCTCAGCTAGTCGACTACTCTTGTGCCGAGAGCGGCATCTTGG GCGATTCAATAGGAGGCTCAGATCCTCATTACCAAGTGTTTATAGAGCTAAAAGGAGTGAGGAATCTAACAGAAGAACAGAGATATAAG CTGGACATTTGTCTCCAGAAGGACTCTGCGGTGTATAGGTCCTTTCGTATAAAAGGCAGCATCGGGCCGATGAGGGTGCAGCTGGTGTCAGAAGGGGCGTTTAAGGAGCTTCAGAAGAAGATGATGGCGTACACGAGCACCTCGGCCAACACTTTCAAAATGCATCGTGTGCTCCGACGGAAAGAGTATGCAGAGTTCCTGCTGGGAAAAACAATTTCCTGA
- the LOC102223686 gene encoding FERM domain-containing protein 6-like isoform X1, with protein MRTKQMRHVSVLLPNKQHLDCSVRRRARGQEVMKTVLRSLGVGDLQVFGLALLRDNEYLFLDLEQKLRKYFGKTWSRNSLKVPFIVFLRVKFYLENGLLILSSKVQQLYYWELRQKVLQSQDHQQEALLFQLAASALQAEVGDLERGEGAEDEGGDEKKERVQYFLPEDYFPPWLINHRGRNFLLQHSPVLHGELRGTPRRRAILQFIKEASSLQDAALTFYRMKQGKNELRSSILLGVALDGVYIYQEVEGKQRVLFAFTWSEIDRFTFQGSRFEIAAVDSKLVYYTHSAFHSKHILKHLSDSHRFYVNSKDAACYIQQLEDMQTCQLHREAYICDMTHLRQRLRCYNLTGSASDCSNVETDTTWNKDGAEEEQSPLSEVESEEAFVDDPAEVTWLAEFLYGASVDGPLRLPSSTWAAVTMEMKQVLCKRVGAASRSFDSQ; from the exons ATGAGGACGAAACAAATGAGACATGTCTCCGTTCTTCTGCCCAACAAACAGCATCTGGATTGTTCTGTCAGA AGGCGAGCCAGAGGCCAGGAAGTGATGAAAACGGTGCTGCGTTCGCTCGGTGTCGGCGATCTCCAAGTGTTTGGTCTGGCTCTTCTCAGAG ACAACGAATATCTTTTTCTGGATTTGGAACAAAAGCTGAggaaatattttggtaaaacaTGGAGCAGGAACTCCCTAAAG GTTCCATTCATCGTATTTCTCAGAGtgaagttttatttagaaaatgggCTGCTGATATT GAGCAGCAAGGTGCAGCAACTTTACTACTGGGAGCTGAGGCAGAAAGTGCTGCAATCCCAGGACCACCAACAGGAAGCTCTGCTATTCCAGCTGGCAGCTTCAGCGCTTCAGGCTGAAGTCGGAGATCTGGAACGTGGAGAAGGAGCTGAAGACGAGGGAGGAGatgagaaaaaagagagagtgcAATACTTTCTGCCAGAAGATTACTTTCCACCTTgg CTAATAAATCACAGAGGGAGAAACTTCCTTCTCCAACACAGTCCAGTGTTGCACGGTGAGCTGAGAGGGACGCCGCGCCGCCGAGCCATCCTGCAGTTCATAAAGGAGGCCAGCAGCCTGCAGGATGCAGCGCTGACTTTCTACAGGATGAAGCAG GGGAAAAATGAGCTGAGAAGTTCGATCCTTCTCGGCGTGGCGCTGGATGGAGTCTATATCTATCAG gaggTGGAAGGGAAGCAGCGTGTACTGTTTGCTTTTACCTGGTCTGAGATCGACCGGTTTACTTTCCAG GGCAGCAGGTTTGAAATAGCTGCAGTCGACTCAAAGCTGGTATATTACACCCACTCAGCCTTCCACTCAAAGCACATTTTGAAACACCTGAGCGACAGCCATCGCTTCTACGTGAACAGCAAGGACGCAGCTTGCTACATCCAGCAGCTGGAAGACATGCAAA CCTGTCAGCTCCACAGAGAGGCTTATATCTGTGACATGACACATTTAAGACAGAGACTCCGATGTTACAACCTCACTGGATCAGCGTCAGATTGCAGCAACGTGGAGACGGACACAACCTGGAACAAAGACGGAGCGGAGGAGGAGCAAAGTCCTCTATCAG aggtTGAATCTGAAGAGGCTTTTGTCGATGACCCAGCAGAAGTGACCTGGCTAGCTGAGTTCTTATACGGTGCGTCTGTTGACGGACCGTTACGGCTCCCATCTTCCACCTGGGCAG CTGTGACCATGGAAATGAAGCAG GTTTTGTGTAAAAGAGTGGGTGCAGCCTCTCGCTCTTTTGACTCACAGTGA